In a single window of the Flavobacterium sp. W4I14 genome:
- a CDS encoding TonB-linked SusC/RagA family outer membrane protein (product_source=TIGR04056; cath_funfam=2.170.130.10; cleavage_site_network=SignalP-noTM; cog=COG1629; pfam=PF00593,PF07715,PF13715; superfamily=49464,56935; tigrfam=TIGR04056; transmembrane_helix_parts=Inside_1_4,TMhelix_5_22,Outside_23_1014): MKKRLLFLFLGMCFLIGQIFAQQVSISGKVTSADDGTPLPGVSVKVKGSTTGISTDSDGRYTIKATSDQVLVFVYIGSITEERPIGANRVINVQLKQDAKTLNEVAVTAFGVKQEVRSLGFSTQNVKAKEIVDSQQPNLVNAMQGKVAGVQITNSSGAPGSSANIMIRGGSSLSGNNQPLFVVDGIPVDNSTPVSQAGLVASTAPASNRAIDINPEDIESLTVLKGPAAAALYGIRAASGAIVITTKKGSGGAAKVTYQNTFSLDNVNQLPELQGKYKQGEAGNFSATAPNSWGPEFAANETVYDNLNNFFKTAFSQSHDLSVSGSSERSTYYTSASLLDQGSIVDNSDFRRKSFRVNADTKIGEKLTVGGSANYVRTDRTSVPQGSANGTMGALYWPRNNDMANYLNPNGSQRVFPGGNDNPYWTIQNKPINSGINRFIGVANINYDPFSFLNLTYRLGTDLYTENFKAVRMPGTLEADALKGAIAQNTNTNQITTSTFIATAKKTFWNDYNFSLAIGNNVENTRVQTLTANAINFIDPTFPSINNTVATDRSVSETLNRRRIVGVFGDFNFDWKNIIYVNLRARNDWTSTIPVGDNAFFYPAISTSVVLTDLLKELKLKSDDQIFSYGKIRAAYSNVGKDAPPHVTTTSLAAVTNTFTINPRGFITNANNAFGNPQLVPEFTRAFEVGADLRFIKNRFGIDFTYYRSKSDNQILATRVPPSAGAFLTYLNGGAIQNKGIEVVLNAQAIVKKDFRWTIDINFAHNKSIVKELPGALDRVELSDAWVAANAAQGAAFLNGSLFGINGNVWKRNAQGQLLLSNTGYPQVQTALANIGDRNPDFTSGITNTFNYKNFSLSFMVDIRVGGDVFNATENSLVRSGLSTKTLDRGSKVFDGIIESTGLPSALSVPLNQNYYQTIYANQGYDFVEDGSWYRLRYATLTYNMPNSFLAKTKLKGLAFTVTGRNLILITKYSGVDPEVSGSGAGVGGSGSFGFDNLGIPATRGVDMGLRLTF; this comes from the coding sequence ATGAAAAAAAGACTACTATTCTTGTTTCTGGGAATGTGTTTTTTGATTGGGCAAATTTTTGCCCAGCAAGTAAGCATTTCTGGTAAAGTAACATCAGCAGATGACGGTACGCCGTTGCCTGGTGTTTCGGTAAAAGTTAAAGGATCCACTACAGGAATCAGCACCGATTCTGATGGTCGTTATACCATTAAAGCCACCAGCGATCAGGTTTTGGTTTTCGTATATATCGGTTCGATAACCGAAGAACGTCCTATTGGAGCTAACAGGGTAATTAATGTCCAGCTAAAGCAAGATGCCAAAACGCTAAATGAGGTAGCCGTAACAGCATTTGGTGTGAAGCAGGAAGTAAGAAGTTTAGGTTTCTCTACCCAAAACGTTAAGGCCAAAGAAATTGTCGATTCGCAACAGCCCAATCTGGTAAATGCCATGCAGGGAAAGGTGGCGGGAGTACAGATCACCAATTCAAGTGGTGCACCAGGCTCATCAGCAAATATTATGATCAGGGGTGGAAGCTCGCTAAGTGGGAATAACCAACCGCTTTTTGTGGTTGATGGCATCCCTGTTGACAACTCTACACCGGTAAGTCAGGCAGGGCTTGTAGCCAGTACTGCACCTGCATCAAACCGTGCCATTGATATTAACCCAGAAGATATTGAATCATTAACGGTATTAAAAGGACCAGCAGCTGCGGCACTTTATGGAATCAGGGCAGCTTCAGGTGCAATCGTAATTACCACCAAAAAGGGTTCTGGCGGCGCAGCAAAGGTTACTTATCAGAATACTTTTTCGCTGGATAATGTTAACCAACTACCCGAGTTGCAAGGTAAATATAAACAAGGCGAGGCGGGTAATTTTAGCGCAACAGCCCCAAATTCGTGGGGGCCGGAATTTGCTGCAAATGAAACCGTTTACGATAATCTGAACAATTTCTTCAAAACGGCCTTCTCCCAAAGCCACGATCTTTCGGTAAGTGGAAGTTCTGAGCGAAGCACTTATTATACTTCTGCATCACTTTTAGATCAAGGCTCTATAGTAGATAATTCTGATTTTAGAAGAAAATCGTTCAGGGTGAATGCGGATACCAAAATAGGCGAGAAACTTACAGTTGGTGGCTCTGCTAACTATGTACGGACAGATCGTACTTCAGTACCGCAAGGGAGTGCAAATGGTACTATGGGTGCTTTATATTGGCCACGTAATAATGATATGGCCAATTATTTGAATCCGAATGGCTCGCAAAGGGTTTTTCCGGGAGGGAATGACAATCCTTACTGGACCATCCAAAACAAACCGATTAACAGTGGGATCAATCGCTTTATCGGGGTGGCCAATATCAACTACGATCCCTTTAGCTTTTTAAATCTAACCTATCGCCTGGGTACCGATCTGTATACCGAGAATTTTAAGGCAGTGCGGATGCCTGGAACTTTAGAGGCTGATGCCTTGAAAGGTGCCATTGCCCAAAATACCAATACCAATCAGATTACCACATCTACTTTTATTGCCACAGCAAAGAAAACTTTCTGGAACGATTATAACTTCAGCCTGGCCATTGGTAACAACGTCGAAAATACCAGGGTGCAAACCCTAACGGCCAATGCCATCAATTTTATAGATCCAACTTTTCCAAGTATTAACAACACGGTTGCTACCGATCGGTCTGTTTCTGAAACCCTAAACCGCAGAAGGATTGTAGGGGTATTTGGCGATTTTAACTTCGATTGGAAGAATATTATCTACGTAAACTTAAGGGCGCGGAACGATTGGACCTCAACTATTCCGGTTGGCGATAATGCTTTCTTTTATCCGGCAATAAGTACTTCTGTTGTTTTAACAGATTTATTGAAAGAGCTTAAGCTAAAATCTGATGATCAGATTTTTTCATACGGAAAGATCAGGGCGGCATATTCCAATGTAGGTAAAGATGCACCACCACATGTAACTACAACATCACTTGCTGCCGTTACCAATACATTCACCATCAATCCACGCGGTTTTATTACCAATGCCAACAATGCATTTGGAAATCCACAGCTTGTACCTGAGTTTACCCGGGCATTTGAGGTTGGAGCAGACTTAAGGTTCATCAAAAACCGATTTGGTATTGATTTTACCTATTACAGAAGCAAATCCGATAACCAGATATTGGCAACCAGGGTTCCACCATCAGCCGGAGCTTTCCTTACTTATCTAAATGGAGGTGCCATTCAGAATAAAGGAATTGAGGTGGTATTAAATGCACAGGCGATTGTCAAAAAAGATTTTAGGTGGACCATCGATATCAACTTTGCACATAATAAATCAATTGTGAAAGAACTTCCAGGTGCTTTAGATCGGGTGGAACTATCTGATGCTTGGGTGGCTGCAAATGCAGCTCAGGGCGCCGCATTCTTAAACGGAAGTTTATTTGGTATCAACGGCAATGTTTGGAAGCGGAATGCCCAGGGACAGCTGTTGCTGAGTAATACCGGCTATCCGCAAGTGCAAACAGCTTTAGCTAATATTGGCGACCGAAACCCCGATTTTACTTCGGGCATTACCAATACCTTCAACTATAAAAATTTCTCACTCTCCTTTATGGTCGATATCCGGGTAGGCGGCGATGTATTCAATGCAACTGAAAATTCATTGGTCCGTTCGGGCTTAAGCACAAAAACACTGGATCGCGGATCAAAAGTTTTCGATGGAATTATAGAATCTACCGGATTGCCAAGTGCGCTATCAGTTCCGCTAAATCAAAATTAT
- a CDS encoding hypothetical protein (product_source=Hypo-rule applied; superfamily=56935) produces the protein MVKFWGFETEGFFQSADEVKNSPSQVALQNGNFVYGVGDVKYKDLNGDGVINQGKGTADDHGDLKVIGNSQPRYQYSARLGGAFKGFDIDVYIQGVGKRDYWGLGTMIIPAYGNADIMYANQLDYWTPSNPNAFYPRPYIGNSATKIAQFPASGNNFYPQSKYLLNLAYARLKNVTIGYTLPNNWLKKYGIEKFRIYLSGQNLATISNVGAPIDPEMTDGEAGYTGRTFPFNRQYSFGVNLTL, from the coding sequence ATGGTGAAATTTTGGGGTTTCGAAACAGAAGGTTTTTTCCAATCTGCAGACGAGGTGAAAAATTCTCCTAGTCAGGTAGCTTTGCAAAATGGAAACTTTGTTTACGGGGTAGGTGATGTGAAATATAAAGATTTAAATGGAGATGGTGTAATTAATCAAGGTAAGGGTACGGCCGACGACCATGGCGATTTGAAGGTTATTGGTAATAGCCAGCCCAGGTATCAATACAGTGCCCGTTTAGGTGGAGCTTTTAAAGGCTTTGATATCGATGTATATATTCAGGGTGTTGGCAAGCGTGATTATTGGGGCCTGGGCACCATGATTATCCCTGCTTATGGCAATGCTGATATTATGTATGCTAACCAGTTAGATTACTGGACACCTTCAAATCCAAATGCATTTTATCCTCGTCCTTACATTGGCAACAGCGCAACTAAAATTGCTCAGTTCCCGGCCAGCGGAAATAACTTCTACCCTCAATCTAAATATTTATTAAACCTGGCTTATGCCCGGTTAAAGAATGTAACCATCGGCTATACCTTGCCAAATAACTGGTTGAAAAAATATGGAATTGAGAAATTTAGAATTTACCTGAGTGGACAAAACCTTGCAACAATTTCGAACGTAGGTGCACCAATAGATCCTGAAATGACAGATGGAGAAGCTGGCTATACAGGGCGTACCTTTCCATTTAACAGACAATATTCTTTCGGTGTTAACTTAACATTATAA
- a CDS encoding hypothetical protein (product_source=Hypo-rule applied; ko=KO:K21572; pfam=PF07980,PF14322; superfamily=48452): MKLIKSILYLSFIAILGISCSKDLNVDTPDQFSDDNFWTSENNVRTYNWGFYALFTGFGTGTTADFYFSTLSDDQNAATFQNFALTAPTTSADWDWTYVRKANIMLERINQVPMGDEAKKHWNGIAKFFRAMDYFNKVKTFGGVPYISKSLDVAQTDVIYKPRDTRQLVMDSVLSDINYAVENIRVNDGDNVVNRDVALALKARICLFEGSYRVYHTELSLPDADKFLTQGKDACEKLMTGKYTLNADYRSIYSSMDLAGNKEVLLYKRYLAGVLTHSVIGYTNATTQMSGLTKSAVEAYPATDGLPISQSPLYQGDNTITTLRANRDNRLLGTIDNFLCYNGTLVNGYSSSTGYRPSKFLNPASNQLAPFNETDAPIFYYPEVLLNYAEITAILDQIGKLTFVQADMDKSVNLLRTRAGIAKLNVTGGGNVAAGTTAIADPKRDADVSPLMWEIRRERRVELMMNGFRYQDLMRWKKGKYLDRAQNVEAFLGAKVPDNGKVLRNAEGYIVPYATTLTRTFVDPKNYLSAIPTGQISLYPSNTLQQNPGW; this comes from the coding sequence ATGAAATTAATTAAATCAATATTATATCTATCATTTATTGCAATCTTAGGCATTAGTTGCTCCAAAGATTTAAATGTAGATACACCCGACCAATTTTCTGACGACAATTTTTGGACGAGCGAAAACAATGTTCGGACTTATAACTGGGGTTTTTATGCCTTGTTTACAGGTTTTGGAACAGGTACAACTGCCGATTTTTATTTTTCAACCCTATCAGATGATCAAAATGCGGCGACGTTCCAAAATTTTGCATTAACCGCACCAACAACTTCGGCAGATTGGGATTGGACTTATGTCCGTAAAGCCAACATCATGTTAGAGCGGATTAATCAGGTACCGATGGGTGATGAAGCGAAAAAGCATTGGAATGGAATTGCGAAATTTTTTAGGGCTATGGATTATTTCAATAAGGTAAAAACTTTTGGCGGAGTTCCATACATCAGCAAATCTTTAGATGTTGCCCAAACAGATGTGATTTACAAACCTCGCGATACCCGTCAATTGGTAATGGATAGTGTTTTAAGTGATATCAATTATGCCGTAGAAAACATCCGTGTTAACGATGGCGATAATGTTGTAAACCGCGACGTTGCGCTGGCTTTAAAAGCCAGGATTTGCCTTTTCGAAGGCTCTTATCGAGTTTACCATACAGAGTTATCCTTGCCAGATGCTGATAAATTTTTAACGCAGGGTAAAGATGCCTGCGAAAAACTAATGACAGGTAAATATACCCTTAATGCTGATTATAGAAGTATTTATAGTTCAATGGATTTGGCAGGAAACAAAGAGGTTCTGCTTTATAAAAGATATTTAGCTGGTGTATTAACGCACTCAGTAATTGGTTATACCAATGCTACCACCCAAATGAGTGGTTTAACCAAATCAGCTGTTGAGGCTTATCCTGCAACCGATGGTTTGCCAATAAGCCAATCTCCACTTTACCAGGGCGATAATACCATTACTACACTTAGGGCAAATAGAGATAACCGGTTATTGGGTACCATTGATAACTTTTTGTGCTATAACGGTACTTTGGTAAACGGTTATAGTTCGAGTACCGGTTATCGTCCGTCTAAATTTCTAAATCCGGCTTCCAACCAATTAGCGCCCTTTAATGAAACCGATGCGCCTATTTTTTACTATCCTGAAGTTTTGCTTAATTATGCAGAAATTACCGCAATCCTTGATCAAATAGGTAAGCTTACTTTTGTTCAGGCAGATATGGATAAATCAGTTAACCTTTTAAGAACCCGCGCGGGAATTGCAAAGCTTAACGTTACAGGTGGCGGGAATGTAGCTGCTGGTACAACCGCAATTGCCGATCCGAAAAGAGATGCAGATGTTTCTCCCTTGATGTGGGAAATACGACGTGAACGTAGGGTAGAATTAATGATGAACGGATTTAGGTATCAGGATTTGATGCGTTGGAAGAAAGGGAAATACTTAGATAGAGCTCAAAATGTTGAGGCCTTTTTAGGTGCAAAAGTGCCTGATAATGGTAAGGTTTTAAGAAATGCAGAAGGCTATATTGTTCCTTACGCAACAACCTTAACCAGAACATTTGTAGATCCAAAAAACTATTTATCGGCAATTCCAACAGGTCAGATTAGTTTGTATCCTTCAAATACACTACAGCAAAATCCAGGCTGGTAA
- a CDS encoding outer membrane protein assembly factor BamB/predicted phosphodiesterase (product_source=COG1520/COG0622; cath_funfam=2.140.10.10,3.60.21.10; cleavage_site_network=SignalP-noTM; cog=COG0622,COG1520; pfam=PF00149,PF01011,PF13360,PF13570; smart=SM00564; superfamily=50998,56300), translating to MKYPILLLFAVLLSLAVKAQNFKYAFVTDTHVGSSTGEEDLNRTVADLNTLNDIDFVIITGDITEMGTNNELKLAKDILSKLNKPYHIIPGNHDTGWSESGGVNFIKAFGGDKFIFDHNGYRFIACASGPYVRMSDGHIPRDATVWLDSVLKATPKNMPIIFANHYPLDNSLDNWYEATDKLKKYNIQYAICGHGHNNHPYNFEGIEATMGRSNLRAKDSIGGYNIVTMARDSAFFQVKKPTQDILPAWRKIALKTFQADPKKYDRPDFAINNKYSGTKEVWTYHSNANVVNTPTYASNNVIFGNSLGLVEALNKNTGKKVWTFKTKGAIYSSPVAVNNMVIFGSGDGTIYALSAKTGKEIWHKETTNSVLGSPVISGQQVYIGGSDNTFRALDVKTGNEIWAFKEVEGTIVGKPLIYQGKIIFGSWGRHLYALDINSGNLLWKWNNGQGNRMFSPAMVTPVAYNGIVYIAAPDRYLTAIDANNGSTLWRNKEATVRESIGQSADSTIIYGKTMQDEIVAYKAQAQDPGVLWRYNVGFGYEHVPSMLIEKDGKVFFGTKNGVIYAIDPKQQSTVWAHKIDNSMINTVNVVDGKNLVVSTMDGKVVWLSTK from the coding sequence ATGAAATACCCCATTCTTTTACTGTTTGCTGTTCTGTTATCGCTCGCTGTAAAAGCCCAAAATTTTAAATATGCTTTTGTAACCGATACCCACGTTGGGTCGTCAACAGGTGAAGAAGATCTTAACCGAACTGTTGCTGATTTAAATACGCTAAATGACATCGATTTTGTGATCATTACTGGAGATATCACCGAAATGGGCACCAATAATGAGCTTAAACTGGCTAAAGATATCTTATCGAAATTAAATAAACCATATCACATTATACCCGGAAACCACGATACCGGATGGTCAGAATCAGGGGGTGTAAATTTTATCAAAGCGTTTGGCGGCGATAAATTTATTTTCGATCATAATGGCTATCGTTTTATTGCATGTGCATCTGGTCCTTACGTAAGGATGAGCGATGGACACATTCCAAGGGATGCTACTGTTTGGCTGGACAGTGTGCTTAAAGCAACACCTAAAAATATGCCCATTATTTTTGCCAATCACTACCCATTGGATAACAGCTTGGATAATTGGTACGAAGCAACAGATAAGTTAAAGAAATATAATATCCAGTATGCCATTTGCGGCCATGGACACAATAATCATCCTTATAATTTTGAAGGTATTGAAGCCACAATGGGCCGCTCTAACCTAAGGGCAAAGGATAGTATTGGTGGGTACAACATTGTAACAATGGCCAGGGATAGTGCATTTTTTCAGGTTAAAAAACCAACTCAGGATATTCTTCCTGCATGGCGAAAAATTGCACTAAAAACTTTTCAGGCTGATCCAAAAAAATATGATCGCCCTGATTTTGCCATCAACAATAAATATTCAGGCACAAAAGAAGTTTGGACTTATCACTCTAATGCCAATGTGGTAAACACACCAACCTACGCATCAAACAATGTTATTTTTGGCAATAGCTTAGGTTTGGTTGAAGCCTTAAATAAAAATACCGGAAAGAAAGTATGGACATTTAAAACCAAAGGCGCGATCTACTCATCACCAGTTGCTGTTAACAATATGGTTATCTTCGGTTCAGGGGATGGCACAATTTACGCATTAAGTGCAAAAACAGGAAAAGAAATCTGGCACAAAGAAACAACTAACTCGGTATTGGGTTCGCCGGTAATTAGCGGGCAACAGGTATATATAGGTGGCAGCGATAATACCTTTAGGGCATTGGATGTTAAAACAGGGAATGAAATATGGGCATTTAAAGAAGTAGAAGGTACAATTGTGGGCAAACCACTTATTTATCAGGGCAAAATTATTTTTGGCTCCTGGGGCAGGCATCTATACGCACTTGATATTAACAGCGGGAACTTGTTGTGGAAATGGAACAATGGCCAGGGTAACCGGATGTTTTCGCCAGCTATGGTAACGCCTGTAGCTTATAACGGCATCGTTTACATTGCAGCCCCCGACCGCTATTTAACAGCTATTGATGCTAACAATGGCAGCACGCTTTGGCGAAACAAAGAAGCTACGGTTCGGGAATCGATCGGACAATCGGCAGACAGTACCATTATTTATGGCAAAACCATGCAGGACGAAATCGTAGCTTATAAAGCGCAGGCACAAGATCCGGGTGTACTTTGGCGATATAATGTAGGCTTTGGATATGAACATGTACCCTCTATGTTGATTGAAAAGGACGGAAAGGTATTTTTTGGAACAAAGAATGGTGTTATTTATGCTATCGATCCTAAACAACAAAGCACGGTTTGGGCACACAAAATAGACAACTCAATGATCAATACCGTGAATGTGGTTGATGGAAAAAATCTTGTCGTAAGCACTATGGATGGTAAAGTAGTGTGGTTAAGCACGAAATAA
- a CDS encoding TonB-linked SusC/RagA family outer membrane protein (product_source=TIGR04056; cath_funfam=2.170.130.10; cleavage_site_network=SignalP-noTM; cog=COG1629; pfam=PF00593,PF07715,PF13715; superfamily=49464,56935; tigrfam=TIGR04056; transmembrane_helix_parts=Inside_1_4,TMhelix_5_22,Outside_23_856), with amino-acid sequence MKKKLLLIFLGMFLLLAHAIAQQTTITGKVTSEDGPIPGVSVKIKTGTTVVQTDGSGAYAIKASKGDVLVFSFIGYATQEKTVGTGNTINVSLASNSQGLQEVVVVGFGTQKKANLTGAVTTVDVAKTFGSKPLNDPTKALQGVVPGLTITYGNGGLTAGPNINIRGVGSINGNSRPLIIVDNVETPDLSIINPADIESVSVLKDAASTSIYGARAAFGVVLIKTKSGKKNQPTKIVYTNNFSWNKPTVLADFADPVPELQALYDASVRAGTTSPETFGMQLTKLKDGIANWQNKYAATNTGNDMILGQDFDYVDGRVYFYKVWDPKKEMLKDYTAQSSHNLSLQGGSDKIGYYLSGGYANEGGIFKLNPDEINKYNISGSINVAATKWLDVDAKLLFRNFKYDYPYQYQNYWYYFWRWGSYFPYGKYNGNYFRHTPAYLANAQTSNVTENYSRVDLGATIKITKDLSIRADYTLGRANALRHEVGGPINAIDFWTAGTPPLVANIATASQDIVSYGETRNMVNTLNAYATYQKTIATNHNIKLTGGVNSENYDNVQFTAAKNTVLDPTRGELALAVGTQLASGYHGTVNGTISYPVGAYAGYFGRFNYDYKGKYLLEVNGRYDGSSAFSKLDRWGFFPSASAGYRLTEEKFMNFIKPYVDDLKLRASYGSVGNQNVGGQYYIPTMTGSSVNWITPSGTTLVQGVAAPIAVAQSLTWEKIQTLDFGTDIRFWKSYIGLSVDYYQRDTKGMLQSTSVPSTFGTAGPKINAGNFRNRGYEISLDLNYPVNKDLNLYATLTLADNKTVFTKWNNPSNLIYQNNANYQNNGFYVGQQYGEILGFRNRRFFPICRRGEKFS; translated from the coding sequence ATGAAAAAAAAACTACTATTAATTTTTCTTGGTATGTTTTTGTTGCTGGCTCATGCCATTGCACAACAAACTACCATTACAGGTAAGGTTACGTCTGAGGATGGACCAATACCCGGTGTTTCAGTTAAAATAAAAACAGGAACCACCGTAGTACAAACAGATGGCAGTGGAGCGTATGCTATAAAAGCCAGCAAAGGTGATGTCTTGGTATTTTCTTTTATAGGTTATGCTACTCAGGAAAAAACTGTGGGTACGGGCAACACAATTAATGTTTCGTTGGCTTCCAATTCACAAGGGCTTCAGGAAGTTGTTGTTGTAGGCTTTGGCACACAGAAAAAGGCAAACTTAACGGGCGCAGTAACCACGGTAGATGTTGCAAAAACCTTTGGAAGCAAGCCCTTAAACGATCCTACAAAAGCATTACAAGGTGTTGTTCCTGGTTTAACCATTACTTATGGCAATGGTGGGTTAACTGCAGGGCCAAACATTAACATTAGGGGAGTTGGTTCCATAAATGGAAATAGCAGACCGTTAATTATTGTTGATAACGTAGAGACTCCCGATCTTTCCATCATTAACCCGGCTGATATTGAAAGTGTTTCTGTTTTAAAAGATGCAGCATCGACTTCAATTTATGGCGCCAGAGCGGCTTTTGGAGTGGTTTTAATAAAAACCAAATCGGGCAAGAAAAACCAGCCGACAAAAATAGTTTATACTAACAATTTCTCTTGGAACAAACCAACGGTATTGGCTGATTTCGCAGATCCTGTTCCAGAATTGCAGGCACTTTATGATGCATCAGTAAGAGCAGGTACAACATCGCCCGAAACTTTTGGTATGCAGTTAACCAAACTCAAAGACGGCATTGCCAACTGGCAGAATAAATATGCGGCTACAAATACTGGTAATGACATGATTTTAGGCCAGGATTTTGATTATGTAGATGGCCGTGTTTATTTTTATAAAGTTTGGGACCCAAAAAAGGAAATGCTGAAAGACTACACTGCTCAGTCTAGCCATAACTTGAGTTTACAAGGTGGAAGCGATAAAATTGGATATTATTTATCTGGCGGTTACGCAAATGAGGGTGGTATTTTTAAATTAAATCCTGATGAAATTAATAAATACAACATCAGCGGTTCGATAAATGTTGCTGCAACCAAATGGTTGGATGTAGACGCGAAACTTCTCTTCAGAAACTTTAAGTACGATTATCCGTACCAATACCAAAACTACTGGTACTATTTCTGGAGATGGGGTTCTTACTTTCCGTACGGCAAATATAATGGAAACTATTTCAGGCATACACCTGCTTATCTAGCCAACGCACAAACATCTAATGTAACCGAAAATTACAGTCGTGTAGATCTTGGTGCAACCATTAAAATCACAAAAGATTTAAGCATCCGTGCCGATTATACGCTTGGTAGAGCTAATGCGCTTAGGCATGAAGTTGGAGGGCCAATAAATGCGATCGATTTCTGGACAGCAGGCACGCCACCTCTTGTGGCAAATATTGCAACTGCATCGCAAGATATTGTAAGTTATGGTGAAACCAGAAACATGGTTAACACGCTGAATGCATATGCAACGTATCAAAAAACGATTGCTACAAATCATAATATTAAGCTTACTGGAGGTGTAAACTCCGAGAACTACGATAATGTTCAATTTACAGCAGCTAAAAATACGGTTTTAGACCCTACAAGAGGTGAATTGGCATTAGCAGTAGGCACACAATTGGCCAGTGGTTACCATGGTACCGTAAATGGTACCATTTCATATCCAGTTGGCGCTTATGCCGGTTATTTTGGACGTTTTAACTACGATTACAAAGGCAAGTACTTGTTGGAAGTAAACGGAAGATATGATGGTTCATCAGCCTTTTCTAAATTAGATAGATGGGGCTTTTTTCCTTCAGCTTCTGCAGGTTACCGTTTAACTGAAGAAAAATTTATGAACTTTATTAAACCTTATGTTGATGACCTTAAACTCAGAGCATCTTATGGTTCAGTAGGAAATCAAAACGTTGGGGGACAATATTATATTCCTACAATGACTGGTTCATCTGTTAATTGGATCACACCATCTGGTACTACATTGGTTCAGGGAGTTGCAGCGCCAATTGCAGTTGCACAGTCTTTAACCTGGGAGAAAATTCAAACACTAGACTTTGGTACGGATATACGTTTCTGGAAAAGTTACATCGGTTTATCGGTTGATTATTATCAACGAGATACCAAAGGCATGTTACAGTCAACATCTGTTCCATCTACTTTTGGCACAGCCGGACCAAAAATTAATGCTGGAAATTTCAGAAACCGTGGTTATGAAATCAGTTTAGACTTAAACTATCCGGTTAATAAAGACCTTAACCTCTATGCTACCTTAACCTTGGCAGATAATAAAACGGTATTTACGAAATGGAATAACCCGTCTAATTTAATTTATCAAAACAATGCCAACTATCAAAATAATGGTTTTTATGTAGGACAGCAATATGGTGAAATTTTGGGGTTTCGAAACAGAAGGTTTTTTCCAATCTGCAGACGAGGTGAAAAATTCTCCTAG